A stretch of DNA from Cerasicoccus sp. TK19100:
TCGGACAACGACTTTCTCGATGGCGACAAGCAACTGGAAGCTTCGCTGCGCTCGATGGCCGGGATGGAGTTATCTTTGGAAGACTCGCGCATCCTGCTGTCTTCCATGACCCAGCAACTCAAGGCGCTCACCGAGGAATTACAGGCGCTAAGCCCGATCTCGGATCAGCTGAAATCCGCGCGCGAGGAATTGGCCCAGCTGCGGGGCCGCTACACCGACGCCAATCCCCTCGTCAAAGAGAAGCTTTACGAAATCCAATACCTCGAGGAAAAACTCAAGGAAGAGGCCGAGAGCCCAGGCGACGACCTGCGTCGCTTCACCGGCACGCCCCTCGGTAACCAGCTGTATCTGGAGATCGTGCAGGCGCGCAATGAGAAGCTACAGCTCGAACAACGCGTCAAGGAATACGAGCGCATACTCAACGATCAGCGGAGCAAACTCCAGCACTTGCCTCGCCAAATCCTGCGCTACAGCGAACTGCTTCAACAGCGCGATCAGTTGCGATCAGCCTTCGAGCTGCTCAACAGTCGCCTGCAGGAGGCGCGCATCTTTGCCGAAAACGCACCAGGCTACTGGGAGGTATTCCAGTCGCCGTCCGCAGGGGATGTCAACGTGGTCGTAAAGCGTCAAAAGGCGCTGCTGCTTGGCTTGGCCGGGTTTGCCGGAGGCGCGTTCCTGGGGCTGGCGATCAGTCTGTTTTTAGAAATCCGCAACCCGACGCCGCACTTCCCGCTGGCCTACGCGATCGCCGCCAAGGCCCTGCCTGCGCTCGACCTGCCGGCCAATGATCCCGCCGCCTGGCGCACGCGCCTTAATGCCTTTTGGCTAACGGACCTCATCCGCCTGCAGCGCGACGGCTACCTGGCCATCGTCACCACCCACGCCGGGCAGCAGAACGAAACCACCTTTTGGCAAACGCTGTTTCAGCTTGCCGAGACCGACGACACCCCACTGAAGGTGCTCGACCTGAGCGCCAAGCCGGGTGATCTCGGAGCCGCGCCCGGACAGCACGTCCACTGGCGCGATCTGGATGACTGGCGCGCCTGGGCCAAGGAAAACCTGCTGAGAGGGCCCGTCATCCTGCGACTGCAGGGCGACCCCTACCCAGCCATTATCCCGATCCTGGAGCAAGTGGGGCACTGGCTGTGCATGGTGGACGACCAATGCCAGCTAGGCCAACTCAAGCACGACCTGCGCCTTTACGCCAACACCCTACACCAGCCCGATGGCCTGATTTTAATCCGCCAACCCGCCGCTAACCCGATTGCCAGTGGCTGCGAGCAGGCCGGGCTCATCCTCGGCTCGCTGCTGCGTAAAAAACCCGCCACGAACGCCGCCTGATGCGCCTGCTGCTCCTCATAACTATGCTACTGCCCCTAGCGCTACTGGCGCAGGAGGCGGAGCCCGCGGAGGATTCCTGGCGCGTCCGCTACGAGCTGGGGCCCGGCGATGTCATTAACTTCGCATTTTATGGTCGCCCCGAGCTGGACAGACCCGGCATCCGCATCGCGCCGGATGGCACCGTGAGCTACCTGCAAGCGACCAACGTAGACGTCAACGGCCTGACCATTGACGAGGCACGTCTGGCCTTCGAAAAGCGCCTCACCGCGAACTTCCGCAACCCGCGCGTGATCATTACGCCGGAAGAAGTCGGCAGCAAGCGCTACTCGATCATGGGCAAGGTGATGAAGCGCGGCGTTTTTACGCTGGACCGCCCACTGACACTCGTCGAGGCCGTGGCCCGCGCCGGAGGCGTTGAGGTGGGGCTCTTTGAGCAAAACACGATCGAGCTGGCCGACATGCAGCGCTCCTTCGTCGTGCGCGGTGACCAGCGCCTGGATGTAGATTTCCAAAAGCTTTTTCTCGAAGGCGACATGAGCCAAAACATCGGCATCGAGCCGAATGACTACATCTACATCGCCTCCAACATCACCAACGAATACTATGTGTTCGGCGCCGTCGGCCAGCCCGGCGTACAGAGCTTTACGCCAAACGCGACCGTCGTCACCGCGCTGACCCGGCGCCTGGGTTACCAACCCAAAGCCTGGGTCCACCGCGTGGTCGTCGTGCGTGGCAGCCTGACGGACCCCCAGGTGTTTGAGATCAACGTGGGTGACATCCTGACCGGCAAAACCAAAGATTTCCGCCTGGAGCCCAAGGACATCGTTTACGTGGCCGAACGCCCGACGGCCGAGCTGGAGGAGCTGACCGATCTGGCCATCCGCGCATTCATCACCAGCGCGGCGGTCACCTACGTCAACATCCACACCCCCAACCTGATCAACCCGGACTAATGATTGCCCGCTGCCTGACAGTCTTAGGCTGCGGCCTCCTGCTGCTGTTGGCCGGTTGCCTGCAAGCGCCGAAGCCAACCTTCGACCCCTATGCGCCCGACACCACCCTGACGTCGCCCGACTTTGAAACGCTGGAGCCGGAAACGACGATCACCCCAGCAATGCTGAAGCCGTCGACCGCACCTTATCAACTCGGCCCGGGGGACATTCTGGAAATCGAAGTCGCGGAAATCCCCGGCACCCTCGCCCGGACCTTTATCATGCCCGACGGCATGGTTTACTACAACCTCGCCGGCGGCGTGAAGGCTGAGGGGCTGACCGTCAATCAGCTTAGCGAGAGCCTGGCGAAGGCCCTGGCCCGCGATTACACCGAGCCGGTGGTCAACATCACCCTGGTCGAGGTGCGCAGCCGCCGCTACTGGATGCTCGGCCGCGTTTACAACCCGGGGCTGTATCCGCTGCGCCAGCCGACGACGCTCATCGAGTCCATCGCGATGGCGGGCGGGCTGTTTAGCGCGCGCTTCTCGGGCTCCACCGAAGAGCTGGCAGACCTCGGGCACAGCATCGTCATCCGCGATGGAGAGGTGCTCCCGGTCGACTTTACCAAGCTCATTCGCGAGGGCGACATGAGCCAGAACATCTACCTCCAGCACAACGACTACATCTACCTGCCCTCTGCGCAGGGTAGCTCGGTGCTGCTGCTGGGCCGCGTCACCCAGCCCAAGGCGGTTTCTTACAAGGACGACCTGACACTTACCGAGGCCATCGCCTATGGCCTCGGTCCGTCCG
This window harbors:
- a CDS encoding polysaccharide biosynthesis/export family protein produces the protein MLLPLALLAQEAEPAEDSWRVRYELGPGDVINFAFYGRPELDRPGIRIAPDGTVSYLQATNVDVNGLTIDEARLAFEKRLTANFRNPRVIITPEEVGSKRYSIMGKVMKRGVFTLDRPLTLVEAVARAGGVEVGLFEQNTIELADMQRSFVVRGDQRLDVDFQKLFLEGDMSQNIGIEPNDYIYIASNITNEYYVFGAVGQPGVQSFTPNATVVTALTRRLGYQPKAWVHRVVVVRGSLTDPQVFEINVGDILTGKTKDFRLEPKDIVYVAERPTAELEELTDLAIRAFITSAAVTYVNIHTPNLINPD
- a CDS encoding polysaccharide biosynthesis/export family protein, yielding MIARCLTVLGCGLLLLLAGCLQAPKPTFDPYAPDTTLTSPDFETLEPETTITPAMLKPSTAPYQLGPGDILEIEVAEIPGTLARTFIMPDGMVYYNLAGGVKAEGLTVNQLSESLAKALARDYTEPVVNITLVEVRSRRYWMLGRVYNPGLYPLRQPTTLIESIAMAGGLFSARFSGSTEELADLGHSIVIRDGEVLPVDFTKLIREGDMSQNIYLQHNDYIYLPSAQGSSVLLLGRVTQPKAVSYKDDLTLTEAIAYGLGPSDKAYLSQVVIVRGSLREPQVAVVDFYKIMTGQMPDVPLEPWDIVWIPQDPWETAYDYLKQVVRSAAQAIAINEGSRLAGGDTGATVSVPVQTSPTPAATPAAATGAE
- a CDS encoding GumC family protein is translated as MSEIPRDHTSAAGSSVDKASAANPGFQFPLGFDPLRWVYAFLVRIYWPVALALVLAVSGFLVGSLFNTRQFTVSLQLIKKPVPSVIKAGQEGDAFRPRQLNDRSLRSTLLANEAIFKTATALGMDPDKLKGSVDIEQLEGTDFFYITVHSDVSGEDAIETVELWADEIIHYTIGLQRRESLAMRELLEEESNDLARDLEGVNQRLLSFSSDNDFLDGDKQLEASLRSMAGMELSLEDSRILLSSMTQQLKALTEELQALSPISDQLKSAREELAQLRGRYTDANPLVKEKLYEIQYLEEKLKEEAESPGDDLRRFTGTPLGNQLYLEIVQARNEKLQLEQRVKEYERILNDQRSKLQHLPRQILRYSELLQQRDQLRSAFELLNSRLQEARIFAENAPGYWEVFQSPSAGDVNVVVKRQKALLLGLAGFAGGAFLGLAISLFLEIRNPTPHFPLAYAIAAKALPALDLPANDPAAWRTRLNAFWLTDLIRLQRDGYLAIVTTHAGQQNETTFWQTLFQLAETDDTPLKVLDLSAKPGDLGAAPGQHVHWRDLDDWRAWAKENLLRGPVILRLQGDPYPAIIPILEQVGHWLCMVDDQCQLGQLKHDLRLYANTLHQPDGLILIRQPAANPIASGCEQAGLILGSLLRKKPATNAA